The stretch of DNA gttcgatccctgcccttgctcagtgggttaaagatccggcattgccgtgagctgtgatgtaggttgcagacgtggctcggatcccgcgttgctgtggctctggcgtaggccagtggctacagctccgataaacccctagcctgggaacctccatatgccacgggagtggccccaaaaaatagcaaaaagacaaaaaaaaaaataagaattctgtCAATTAACTATTGAGTATTAAATAGTACATGATTTCCTCTAAGACATTCTAGAATTCCTGAGTtggaataataaaattaatatatttagcTACAGAAAAATGTAATATTCTTTATATGGTTGGTTTTTTATCAATATTACTGACAGAACTTAAGACAATCTTAATACAAATCCTCACAACACCCCTGTGAGGTAGGGATTGCTTACAGCCACTTTACAGATAGGAATTCAGAAAATCAGAGCAAGAAATCATAATTTCAAGAGATAAATCAAgaaattttggttttcttataAGGCAGGTTACACTTATCAGATACTGAGTTCTGATGATATATGCTAACAAGGACAAATACTGAAACAGTCTGTTTTCCTCCAGAAAACAACTATATGTAGTGTCTAGTAAGAAGGGAAAATTCTAAACTGATCCAAAGGGGAAACATCTATTTAGTATTTGCCTGCTACATTAAGGTGCCCTTAGCATTTCCAGTTCTAGGTCATCATTATACAAACCATACTACATGGTTAAGATTATAGCTCCACTTTACAAAATGATAAAGTCAAAATGATGCAGTTTAGCCagaataactttttctttttcttttttgctttttagggccacacctatggcatacggaggttcctatgttaggggtctaattggagctacagctgtcagcctacaccacagccacagcaacatggaacccgagccacctctgcgacctacaccacagttcacagcaatgcttgatcctcaacccactgaacgaagccagggatcaaacccacaacctcatggttcctagtcagattcgtttccgctgcaccaccacgggaactcccagaagaactTTTTTATACAAAGCAGATTTTCTTAGTGAGGAatcatgtcttaaaaaaaaaaacctctgggcACTGCATTAGTCATAAAACAGCTATTTACAAAATATGCCTActtgaatgaaggaaaaaaataaaaccggGGTCATTCTCTGCACCACTATTCACTAGCTCTCTGGAACCCGggtttagggattttttttccctataaaatggagtagttggagttcctgttgtggcacagtggaaatgaatctgactaggaaccatgaggttgtgggttgaatccctggcctcgctcagtgggttaaggatccatcattgctgtgagctgtggtgtaggctgcagacacggctgagatcctgcattgctatggttgtgtcgtaggccatcggctacagctctgatttaacctctagcctgggaacctccatatgccccgggtgcggccctaaaaagacaaaaaataataaagtaaaatggaGTAATCATCTTTCCACTTCCTAACACAGATAAAACGTTATGAGGATGAAGGAAAGAGTATTTGCTCTGAATTCCTAATATTAAAAGCAACTTTATAAATAAGAATACACCCAACAAAAGGAGATCCATTTTCTGCTTTAAGTTAATGTTTTCTATTACAGCCAATCAGCCACAAACCAGCTCTTGCCACATTCCGACTATGCCCTGAACTGCTCCCCTACCCTGCAATTCACATGCATACTTAATCCCACCCCTTAGCTATATATACTTTTTGTGTCAGGGACTAATGACTGAGCAACTAGGAAAGaatatagaagagaaaaattagaaaaaattttatctaaataagaaaactaaaattttacttGAAGAAAGCTAGGGAATATATCCAGAATGGCCTAAGATACATGAAATCAACATTAAAATTTGTGTTCAGCCTATGAAAGGAAATCTTTGAGAGCAGTATGAGTTTGAATAATTGCTTAAATGATTTAAGTATAATAAGACAGATGAAGTTCTGACCTCAAAGAGCAGTACATTTGTTTTAACTATTCCCAATACAACTGAGCCTAAATCAACAACTATTTAGATTTTGCTTTCAACACATGTCACTCCTGACCCCAGGAGGCTTCACTCTGTTGTCCAGGGCAGAAACTCAGTCACCTCAGGCAGTGCCCGTGGATTTTCTTCATTCAGTCCTTAATAAAAATGTGCCAATTCATAATTCACCTAAACCCACTGTTTACCCAGAGAAAACCTCTGTGCCCTTAAAATGAGCTGAATTTCTCTTTGAGCTCCCTCCTGACTGAACTCAGATGCTATTGAGAATTCCGATATCAGGAAATATCCTCTGAAGTGTTCAGTCAGGAAGGAGATCAAAGAGGTTTTATGCAGTTAAAATTCTAAGCTTCACACACCAAATGTATTAAATTTACTAAACTATTTGTGAGGCCTAGAATTTAACAGAGCAGCATACAAAAAGAGATGAGGCTGTTTTAAAACCTCTCTCTTTTGTTATTCTGAACTATCTAGTATTTGAAATTGAAAAACCTCAGAAAGAATTTAGGTCTGTCTTCTGTGGTGAAGTTTGACCAGCTGTATCCCAGCTACACAGAGCAGGAGAGTCTATCATTCGGTccatcaattttaatttttctggagttttaGCTTTTGTAAGTTTCACCATTATAAAAGGGAGTTAAATTGATTCACAGAGGGAAGGCTATCATGGATTTTAAACACAGTTCTAGGACACTGACTACATCGACTCTGCTGGTTTTATGGacaagaaaaagttaaaactatGCCACTGAAAAATTACCTTTTCAAGTGATTGTTAGAAAATTAATGTCAACTCAGGCAACCTATAAAATCTTCTGATACCGAGGGTAGAAAGATCAtctgtattttatcattttactcaTAAACTCATGTAAACCTCTGGTCATAAAAATCTCAatattgcagagttcctgtcatggcacagcgaaaacgaatccaactagaaaccatgaggttttggattcgacccatgacctcactcagtgggttaggaatctggcattgtcgtgagctgtggtgtaggttgcagatgcggcttggatcctgggttgctgtggctctggtgtaggccagcagctctagctctgatttgaccccctagcctgggaacctccatatgccacaggtgcagccgttaaaaaaaaaaaaaaaaaatatcaaattgctTGTGAGGTCCCTAAGAAAACACTCTAGATTAAGGTAACAAGACTGGGGTGTCAGTCAACAAAGATCTATCTAAATCTGTCTCTGACAAAGGGGCTTCTTGCTTATCTATGTGTATGTATCAttgtttctttaagttttttttgtatgttttactcttctctcttttaaataaaatatttttactgaaaatgAGGTATGctcaatgttaaaaaataaatgaagccatGTAACCTGTTGCACAGCtagtaaaaagtaatttaaaactgttcatgagggagttccctggtagtccaCTGGTTAGGACTTGCtcctttcaccactgcagctcgggttcagtccttggtctggggGCTAAGATGCAacatcaagctgctacatgccatggccaaaaacacTGAATAAACACAACTGCTCAGGATTTGGTATAGCTATGccttaaaacaaatgttttatacATTATAACATAcagttatatattaaaataactattaattTCCTATATggcagaaaatgtttaaaaataatcctcACAGGGGCTTAATTCATGTGGAACATTAGCCAAAAGTGATAGTCTAGactattccttaaaaaagatttCACTTATTTCATATTCAATTTGATTTTTCCAGATTCTGCAACCTGGAAAATCTAGAAATTCTATAAATAACTATTTACTCTAAAGTTCCATATTTCTACATTAATTTctgatttctaaatttttacttATGAAAAGTACACAGCCCTAATTGAAGGTTTCATTTTAGTAGCTATGTATCAATATATCTTTCAATAAGAAGACTTAATATACACAACATTAAAACGATGGATAAATggtaaagaaaaagtcaaaagaatttGAGGAGGAAAATAATTCGTGAATTAAAAAATGCAGgtaaggcattcccattgtggctcagcaggttaagaacccgactagtctccatgaagatgcaggttcaatccctggccttgctcagtggtttagggatctggtgttactatggcctaggttgcagaggcggcatggatctggggttgctgtggctgcggcgtgggctggcagctgcagctccaacttgactagtctgggaacttccatatgctgcaggtgaagccctccctaaaaaaaaagaaaaaaatgcatgtgagTTCACTTTTTCAGAACTAAtataaaaattctgaagaaaCTGCTACTCAACTAGGATAGTGTCCACATTTTCTTGTGTGAGTTCTGACTCTAAGGCACAAGATGAGTCTAACTGTTCTTGTGACAAGCGAGAGCTTTTCAGGGGTATATCAGACCAACTGTCACAATATGGCTGAAATCTCTGGGCTAATAATGCATTACCAAACCTTTGGCATCGGTTATATCTGTAAGATTTAcctttgtgtgtatacatatgttccAGCAACTGGCTCTTTCGGAGAAATTTATGACCACAGATGGTacagctgatttttcttttccttgaaaaagaaaaattacagtttAATTCTACTGGCTCTGTGTCTTTGGAGATCAAAGACACTTGACTGATCTGCAAAGGCTCTGTGGTACTCCGGCTTGAGTGGTCAGGCTGCTGCTCATTTTCCTTGACAATGAAGGAGCTGAGCCTACGGCACTCAAGAGCTTGGCTATTTTCATTAAGTGGATGCACTTCACCAAGGTCATTACTTTCCAGAATGGAAGCAGGGACACCAAATGGGAGGGATCCGGACACGTGGGTATGGAGATGATGTCTTAGATTACTACGAGAATCAAACCGTTCCCCACAGTAATGGCATAAGTGTATTTTGATACCGCTTTCAGTGAAAGTGGGGCCTGTCATCTCTGATGAGGGTGAGGGATGGCTCTGGGAGATCACAGATTCTGGATCACATCTCTCCTGCTTGATGGACACTGGGGGCTTCTGGTGCTCCTCCAAGGCCGGGGTGGCAGGATGGGCCCTCTGCTGGTCTGCAGTGCCATCATCCAGCCCAATTGCAAgagagagctgcagctggggaTGGTCACCCTGGACAGCAGCTCTGTTTCCACTGTTATTAGAAGGAGCTTCCTTGACCTCCAGCCCTTGTTTGACAGCTGTTTTTTGGGTCGTTGAGATCTGAATGCCATATAAATTTGAGGACTGCACAGTCTCTGGTGAGAACACTTGATTCATTTCAGTTGCAATGTGAGAAAGGTAGTCGGCATGAAGAAATCGAATCCCTTCCTCCAAACGACCATGATCCACAATCTGTTTTGGCC from Sus scrofa isolate TJ Tabasco breed Duroc chromosome 7, Sscrofa11.1, whole genome shotgun sequence encodes:
- the ZBTB25 gene encoding zinc finger and BTB domain-containing protein 25 isoform X2 encodes the protein MHFISHFTEHQAERLCSLIKALYLFSNWTPRLSLDALVIALHHTRSAVQFNPLTVETICQRATMDTASHSLVLLQQLNMQREFGFLCDCTVAIGDVYFKAHRAVLAAFSNYFKMIFIHQTSECIKIQPTDIQPDIFSYLLHIMYTGKGPKQIVDHGRLEEGIRFLHADYLSHIATEMNQVFSPETVQSSNLYGIQISTTQKTAVKQGLEVKEAPSNNSGNRAAVQGDHPQLQLSLAIGLDDGTADQQRAHPATPALEEHQKPPVSIKQERCDPESVISQSHPSPSSEMTGPTFTESGIKIHLCHYCGERFDSRSNLRHHLHTHVSGSLPFGVPASILESNDLGEVHPLNENSQALECRRLSSFIVKENEQQPDHSSRSTTEPLQISQVSLISKDTEPVELNCNFSFSRKRKISCTICGHKFLRKSQLLEHMYTHKGKSYRYNRCQRFGNALLAQRFQPYCDSWSDIPLKSSRLSQEQLDSSCALESELTQENVDTILVE
- the ZBTB25 gene encoding zinc finger and BTB domain-containing protein 25 isoform X6 gives rise to the protein MHFISHFTEHQAERLCSLIKALYLFSNWTPRLSLDALVIALHHTRSAVQFNPLTVETICQRATMDTASHSLVLLQQLNMQREFGFLCDCTVAIGDVYFKAHRAVLAAFSNYFKMIFIHQTSECIKIQPTDIQPDIFSYLLHIMYTGKGPKQIVDHGRLEEGIRFLHADYLSHIATEMNQVFSPETVQSSNLYGIQISTTQKTAVKQGLEVKEAPSNNSGNRAAVQGDHPQLQLSLAIGLDDGTADQQRAHPATPALEEHQKPPVSIKQERCDPESVISQSHPSPSSEMTGPTFTESGKEKSAVPSVVINFSERASCWNICIHTKQCLQMLSS
- the ZBTB25 gene encoding zinc finger and BTB domain-containing protein 25 isoform X4 → MHFISHFTEHQAERLCSLIKALYLFSNWTPRLSLDALVIALHHTRSAVQFNPLTVETICQRATMDTASHSLVLLQQLNMQREFGFLCDCTVAIGDVYFKAHRAVLAAFSNYFKMIFIHQTSECIKIQPTDIQPDIFSYLLHIMYTGKGPKQIVDHGRLEEGIRFLHADYLSHIATEMNQVFSPETVQSSNLYGIQISTTQKTAVKQGLEVKEAPSNNSGNRAAVQGDHPQLQLSLAIGLDDGTADQQRAHPATPALEEHQKPPVSIKQERCDPESVISQSHPSPSSEMTGPTFTESGIKIHLCHYCGERFDSRSNLRHHLHTHVSGSLPFGVPASILESNDLGEVHPLNENSQALECRRLSSFIVKENEQQPDHSSRSTTEPLQISQVSLISKDTEPVELNCNFSFSRKRKISCTICGHKFLRKSQLLEHMYTHKAMSANVVFLVLREARRQRAATS
- the ZBTB25 gene encoding zinc finger and BTB domain-containing protein 25 isoform X3, with protein sequence MHFISHFTEHQAERLCSLIKALYLFSNWTPRLSLDALVIALHHTRSAVQFNPLTVETICQRATMDTASHSLVLLQQLNMQREFGFLCDCTVAIGDVYFKAHRAVLAAFSNYFKMIFIHQTSECIKIQPTDIQPDIFSYLLHIMYTGKGPKQIVDHGRLEEGIRFLHADYLSHIATEMNQVFSPETVQSSNLYGIQISTTQKTAVKQGLEVKEAPSNNSGNRAAVQGDHPQLQLSLAIGLDDGTADQQRAHPATPALEEHQKPPVSIKQERCDPESVISQSHPSPSSEMTGPTFTESGIKIHLCHYCGERFDSRSNLRHHLHTHVSGSLPFGVPASILESNDLGEVHPLNENSQALECRRLSSFIVKENEQQPDHSSRSTTEPLQISQVSLISKDTEPVELNCNFSFSRKRKISCTICGHKFLRKSQLLEHMYTHKAMSANVVFLVLRSGDTYSIASDRKTKPSYNHDGTKI
- the ZBTB25 gene encoding zinc finger and BTB domain-containing protein 25 isoform X5 → MDTASHSLVLLQQLNMQREFGFLCDCTVAIGDVYFKAHRAVLAAFSNYFKMIFIHQTSECIKIQPTDIQPDIFSYLLHIMYTGKGPKQIVDHGRLEEGIRFLHADYLSHIATEMNQVFSPETVQSSNLYGIQISTTQKTAVKQGLEVKEAPSNNSGNRAAVQGDHPQLQLSLAIGLDDGTADQQRAHPATPALEEHQKPPVSIKQERCDPESVISQSHPSPSSEMTGPTFTESGIKIHLCHYCGERFDSRSNLRHHLHTHVSGSLPFGVPASILESNDLGEVHPLNENSQALECRRLSSFIVKENEQQPDHSSRSTTEPLQISQVSLISKDTEPVELNCNFSFSRKRKISCTICGHKFLRKSQLLEHMYTHKAMSANVVFLVLRTFTHFLANSLFRVSRSSAPASTVPSTPNLEPPGALQRSSALHCAIDSKPGASWGSTEEL
- the ZBTB25 gene encoding zinc finger and BTB domain-containing protein 25 isoform X1 → MHFISHFTEHQAERLCSLIKALYLFSNWTPRLSLDALVIALHHTRSAVQFNPLTVETICQRATMDTASHSLVLLQQLNMQREFGFLCDCTVAIGDVYFKAHRAVLAAFSNYFKMIFIHQTSECIKIQPTDIQPDIFSYLLHIMYTGKGPKQIVDHGRLEEGIRFLHADYLSHIATEMNQVFSPETVQSSNLYGIQISTTQKTAVKQGLEVKEAPSNNSGNRAAVQGDHPQLQLSLAIGLDDGTADQQRAHPATPALEEHQKPPVSIKQERCDPESVISQSHPSPSSEMTGPTFTESGIKIHLCHYCGERFDSRSNLRHHLHTHVSGSLPFGVPASILESNDLGEVHPLNENSQALECRRLSSFIVKENEQQPDHSSRSTTEPLQISQVSLISKDTEPVELNCNFSFSRKRKISCTICGHKFLRKSQLLEHMYTHKAMSANVVFLVLRTFTHFLANSLFRVSRSSAPASTVPSTPNLEPPGALQRSSALHCAIDSKPGASWGSTEEL